Part of the Candidatus Dadabacteria bacterium genome is shown below.
AGGAGTGGCGGTCGTGTTCGTAATAGCCTTTCTTATGTACAGGTTTACCCTCAGGATTCCTCTTAAATACTTCTTTTCCTTCACGAGCGTTTTCCTCTACTTGCTCTGTTTCATACTTCTTGGCAAGGGAATACTTGAACTCCAGGAGGCGGGAATTATTTCTTCAACTACGGCTGATTTCATTCCTTACATGGATACTCTCGGGATATATCCCTCTTATGAGAGCGCGGTCCCCCAAGCTGTCCTCCTTCTCCTTGCCTTTTCTTTGTTTGCACGAAATTACGTATACCGGGAAAAACATTCGTAAGCTGCGAGCGACGTTCAAGGTGTGACGTGCAAAAGGTGTGACGTTGGGTTTTTAACTTCGGATTTGAAAATTCACTTTGAGTTACGGAGCATACTAGAATTTTTCGAATAATGATATATTGTTACCTGAATTCTTTGCCGAGGGGTTTTAGACAAAATGAAGATAGATGTTGAGGATATTGACAGCACCAGAAAAAAGATAAGGGTTTCTCTTACCTCAGATCAGGTTGCGGAAAAAAGAAATTCCGTGTTCCGTGACGTTATGGGGGGAGTAAGTGTCAAGGGGTTTAGAAAGGGAAAGGTCCCCCGTCACGTGGTCGAGTCAATGTACGGAAAGGAAGTCGACCAGGAAACCGCGTCCAACCTCGTTTCGGAAACCCTGTCCGAAGCCCTCGCGCAGCACTCGCTTTTGCCGGTAACGCGCCCCGACATTACCGAGATGGATGATGTAAAGACCGGAGAGGATTTCGCCTATTCGGCTGAATTCGAGGTTGTTCCCGATTTCGAGCTGTCCGACTACAGCTCAATTCCGGTGAGGAAGACCGTCCTCCGGGTGACCGAGGAGGATATAGACGCCGAGGTGCAGAAACTCAGGGAAAGATCCGCACAGTCAAGGCTTGTCGAGGAAGACCGTCCTTCCAGGGAGGGCGATTATCTTTTTGTAGACTACAGCGGGAAGTTTGAGGACGGGGAGACCATAGACGATCTTAACAGGCAGAATGTAAGGTTCTTGCTGGGCGAAGAACAGTTTGCCCCCGAGTTCGAAGAGAACCTGCTTGGGAAAAAAGCGGGCGAGGAAACTCAATTCTTGGTCTCCTATCCGGAAGATTTTCTGATAGCCGAGGCTGCCGGAAAGGCCGTCAGTTTCACCGTCAAAGTGAATGAGATTCACGAAAGGGTCCTTCCCGAGGCGGACGACGATTTTGCGAAGGATTTTGACGTCGAGGGTATCTCCGAGCTGAGAGAGGCCATAAAGGAGCAGCTTGAGCGCATCCATGAAGACGAACAACTCTCATCCATGAGGGATCAGATAGTCGACGACCTTCTTTTGAAAAACCAGTTCGATGTTCCTCCGTCACTGCTTGAAAAGGAGGAGGAGAGTCTTAAAGCGAGATTCCTCTCCGACATGCAGAGAGGCGGAGTCACGGAGCCCGAGATCGGGGAAGACGTGGCTTCAAAATTCACCGAGAAGGCCGCCGAGAGTGTCAGGACATCCATAATTCTCGGCCGCATCGCTCAGAAGGAGAACGTGAGAGTTACCCGTAAGCAGTTAAACGAGCACATAGACCGCCTGGCCGCTTCATATAATCTTCCTT
Proteins encoded:
- the tig gene encoding trigger factor; the protein is MKIDVEDIDSTRKKIRVSLTSDQVAEKRNSVFRDVMGGVSVKGFRKGKVPRHVVESMYGKEVDQETASNLVSETLSEALAQHSLLPVTRPDITEMDDVKTGEDFAYSAEFEVVPDFELSDYSSIPVRKTVLRVTEEDIDAEVQKLRERSAQSRLVEEDRPSREGDYLFVDYSGKFEDGETIDDLNRQNVRFLLGEEQFAPEFEENLLGKKAGEETQFLVSYPEDFLIAEAAGKAVSFTVKVNEIHERVLPEADDDFAKDFDVEGISELREAIKEQLERIHEDEQLSSMRDQIVDDLLLKNQFDVPPSLLEKEEESLKARFLSDMQRGGVTEPEIGEDVASKFTEKAAESVRTSIILGRIAQKENVRVTRKQLNEHIDRLAASYNLPSDQVHKAYEQPGTMEHLESQIKTRGVLDLLLERAQIEEVEGEPAQIDKE